A region of the Arenibacter antarcticus genome:
ACAAACCCAAATACAACGCGAATTACAAACGGCGTTTGTTTTCTCATGGGGTTTATCAAGGGGTCAACGATGAAGGTTATATTTTCTTGACCGCAGAAAAGGTAAACCCTAGAAAGGAACCTATTGCCACCTTCAACAGCCTACAAGGTGCTGAAAATTTCCTTCACTCCATAAGAGAAGAATTTCAACTTTGCAATAAGATCAACGGACTTTCTCAGGCCAAAAAAGAGTGTTCCCATTATTCAGAAGATCAATGTCTTGGTGCATGTATCCATAAGGAGCAAGCTGAAAATTACAACCAAAGAGTACATCTGCTTATCAAAAAATACAGCATCCCATCAAATAGTATTCTAATTCTAGACAAGGGAAGAGAAGCTGGGGAACGATGTGGTATTCTAATTAAAAATGGTATTTTTAAAGGATTGGGATATTTCAATTTAAACCATCAGATAAATAACATCCATATCTTGGAGTCGATTATTACCCCAATGGACAATAATGAGAATACAAGACATATTATCACCTCCTATCTTCGAAAGAAAAAAGGAGTTAAAATATTAGAACTAAACACGTGAACGCGGAAAGATTAAAAAAGTGGAAATTAAAGATTCATGAAGTAATCTACGGGACCCATACCCCAGCGGGAAGACTTTTTGACCTCTTATTGCTCGGCCTAATTGTCTACAGTGTCATTATTGTGATGCTGGAGAGTGTACCTTATATTGATAAGGAGTACCATAATTTCCTAAATATCTCGGAATGGGTGGTCACCATTCTATTTACCTTAGAATATATTTTGCGTGTAATTACAATTAATAGACCCAAGAAATATATATTCAGTTTCTTTGGAGTCGTAGATTTCCTATCCACTGTTCCTAAATACCTTTCCCTGTTCTTGGTAGGCTCCCAGTTTATTACAGCCTTTAGAATACTGCGACTTTTACGGATATTTAGGATTTTAAAACTGGTGCGCTTTGTTGGAGAATCCAATAATTTAATCAGGGCCCTTAACTCCAGTAAGACCAAAATTTTTGTTTTCGTCTTTTTTGTTATTATTATATCCGTCATATTGGGTACGGTCATGTACATTGTAGAGGGACCTGAAAATGGCTATACCAGCATACCCCACAGTGTGTATTGGACTGTTGTTACACTAACTACGGTAGGTTATGGGGATATTTCTCCACAGACCCCATTGGGACAATTTATTGCTACGATGATCATGATCATTGGTTATGGTATTATTGCCGTACCAACCGGA
Encoded here:
- a CDS encoding ion transporter → MNAERLKKWKLKIHEVIYGTHTPAGRLFDLLLLGLIVYSVIIVMLESVPYIDKEYHNFLNISEWVVTILFTLEYILRVITINRPKKYIFSFFGVVDFLSTVPKYLSLFLVGSQFITAFRILRLLRIFRILKLVRFVGESNNLIRALNSSKTKIFVFVFFVIIISVILGTVMYIVEGPENGYTSIPHSVYWTVVTLTTVGYGDISPQTPLGQFIATMIMIIGYGIIAVPTGIVSAEYASGMSKGDTLDTGRACPNCSSDVLQSDAHYCRQCGYKLDDH